From the genome of Miscanthus floridulus cultivar M001 chromosome 10, ASM1932011v1, whole genome shotgun sequence, one region includes:
- the LOC136484850 gene encoding uncharacterized protein, whose protein sequence is MEKGQEIAASDGEKGPEQHQHAIDVGHAEHGDGKGEDIERERVAVAEDVQKKKSRRVAALDAFRGLTIVLMILVDDAGGAYERIDHSPWNGCTLADFVMPFFLFIVGVAIAFALKRVPNIGAAVKKTTIRTLKMLFWGVLLQGGYSHAPDDLSYGVDMKKIRWMGILQRIALVYFIVALIEAFTVKVRPTTVRSGPYAIFNAYRWQWLGGFIAFVIYMVTTFSLYVPDWSFVYHNDGDVNDGKQFTVKCGVRASLEQACNAVGYVDRQVWGINHLYTQPVWIRSKDCTSSSPNMGPLRSDAPAWCLAPFEPEGLLSSISSVLSGTIGIHYGHVLIHFKTHKERLKHWLLMGFSLLVLAIILHFTNAIPINKQLYSFSYVCFTGGAAGIVLSAFYILIDVWGLRTPFLFLEWIGMNAMLVFVLGAQGILAAFVNGWYYESEDNNLVNWIVKHVFVNVWHSQNLGTLLYVIFCEIVFWGVAAGVLHKLGIYWKL, encoded by the exons ATGGAGAAGGGGCAAGAGATAGCAGCATCAGATGGTGAAAAGGGTCCAGAGCAGCATCAGCACGCCATTGACGTTGGCCATGCCGAGCATGGTGATGGCAAGGGAGAGGACatcgagagggagagagtggctgTGGCTGAGGATGTGCAGAAGAAGAAGAGCAGGAGAGTGGCAGCTCTTGATGCCTTCAGAGGGCTAACCATTGTG CTTATGATACTGGTGGACGATGCCGGTGGGGCTTATGAGCGGATTGACCACTCACCATGGAACGGCTGCACCCTGGCAGACTTCGTCATGCCCTTCTTCCTCTTCATAGTTGGTGTTGCAATCGCCTTCGCACTGAAG AGAGTTCCAAACATCGGTGCCGCCGTGAAGAAGACTACCATCAGAACACTGAAAATGCTCTTCTGGGGTGTGCTTCTCCAAG GTGGATATTCTCATGCTCCGGATGACCTCTCTTATGGAGTGGACATGAAGAAGATCAGATGGATGGGCATCCTACAG AGAATAGCTTTGGTATACTTCATTGTTGCTCTGATAGAGGCATTCACCGTAAAGGTACGGCCTACCACGGTGCGGTCCGGTCCTTACGCCATTTTCAATGCGTATCGATGGCAATG GTTAGGTGGTTTCATTGCATTTGTGATATACATGGTTACAACATTCTCACTATATGTCCCAGATTGGAGCTTTGTTTACCACAATGATGGCGATGTCAATGACGGGAAACAATTTACG GTAAAATGTGGTGTGAGGGCCAGCCTGGAGCAAGCCTGCAACGCTGTTGGCTATGTTGATAGGCAGGTCTGGGGGATTAATCATCTCTACACACAGCCAGTTTGGATCCGGTCAAAG GATTGTACATCAAGCTCACCTAACATGGGTCCCTTGCGATCTGATGCACCAGCGTGGTGCCTTGCGCCTTTTGAACCGGAAGGCTTGTTAAG TTCAATATCGTCAGTACTATCAGGGACAATCGGGATACATTATGGGCATGTTTTAATCCATTTCAAG ACTCACAAGGAGAGACTGAAGCACTGGCTTCTGATGGGGTTTTCGCTCCTTGTACTCGCCATCATCCTACACTTCACAAATG CCATCCCAATCAACAAGCAGCTCTACAGCTTCAGCTATGTCTGCTTTACCGGCGGTGCAGCAGGAATTGTTCTTTCAGCTTTCTATATACTG ATTGATGTCTGGGGACTGAGGACGCCATTCCTTTTCCTGGAGTGGATAGGCATGAACGCCATGCTTGTGTTTGTCCTAGGAGCACAGGGAATACTGGCTGCATTTGTGAACGGATGGTACTACGAGTCGGAAGATAACAATCTT GTCAATTGGATCGTGAAGCATGTGTTCGTCAATGTCTGGCACTCACAGAATCTGGGAACTCTGCTGTATGTCATATTCTGTGAGATAGTGTTCTGGGGTGTTGCGGCAGGCGTCTTGCACAAATTAGGGATTTATTGGAAACTATGA
- the LOC136484851 gene encoding uncharacterized protein, translated as MCSIFPSHSVIGVSSQAQGGGGGSGFQSPAESRASSMSSGGSSLPSPSAAPACSRSWSISEDSLRRYVSYASESCIQELLAASDSGRGGANGDGDGDDGWKVLVYHNGVEISKRRTGPAHVFRSRWLLQNVSPEQFMAVANAVVAAKQWESDQLVESSYIRELGDDLSIIHLKFGDASSSTTTSRRPARPARRRDLVVYERRQAMDDGTLVVAVAALPKEIAAGLLPGGGSVVVGRSLLLQSGWVVERLDGDAGSCVVTYVVQLDPAAGWLPRCIVSRLNSKLVMVVAKLRRIAQATVPAAAAAAAAEV; from the exons ATGTGTTCCATATTTCCTTCGCATTCAGTCATCGGCGTATCGTCGCAGGcgcaaggcggcggcggcggcagtgggttTCAGAGCCCTGCTGAGAGCAGAGCCAGCAGCATGAGCAGCGGCGGCAGCTCTCTGCCCTCCCCTTCTGCAGCACCTGCCTGCTCCAGATCATG GTCTATAAGCGAGGATTCGTTGCGGAGGTACGTGAGCTACGCGAGCGAGAGCTGCATCCAGGAGCTGCTGGCGGCGTCCGACTCCGGCCGGGGCGGcgccaacggcgacggcgacggcgacgacgggtGGAAGGTGCTGGTGTACCACAACGGCGTGGAGATATCCAAGCGGCGGACGGGGCCCGCGCACGTCTTCCGGAGCCGCTGGCTGCTGCAGAACGTCTCGCCGGAGCAGTTCATGGCCGTCGCCAACGCCGTCGTCGCCGCCAAG CAGTGGGAGTCGGACCAGCTGGTGGAGTCTTCGTACATCAGGGAGCTCGGCGACGACCTGAGCATCATCCACCTCAAGTTCGGCgacgcctcctcctccaccaccaccagccgGCGTCCGGCCCGGCCCGCCCGGCGCCGGGACCTGGTTGTCTACGAGCGGCGCCAGGCCATGGACGACGGCACGCTGGTGGTCGCGGTGGCCGCGCTGCCCAAGGAGATCGCCGCGGGCCTGCTGCCCGgcggcggctccgtcgtcgtcgGCCGCAGTCTGCTGCTGCAGTCCGGCTGGGTCGTCGAGAGGCTCGACGGCGACGCGGGATCGTGCGTCGTGACGTACGTTGTGCAGCTGGACCCGGCCGCCGGGTGGCTGCCGCGCTGCATCGTGAGCCGCCTCAATAGCAAGCTCGTCATGGTCGTCGCTAAGCTCAGGAGGATCGCGCAGGCCACCGTgccggccgccgctgccgccgccgccgccgaggtgtGA